Proteins encoded within one genomic window of Bombus pyrosoma isolate SC7728 linkage group LG13, ASM1482585v1, whole genome shotgun sequence:
- the LOC122574415 gene encoding endocuticle structural glycoprotein ABD-4-like, with amino-acid sequence MKIIVIAIVVGLAAAQDSNYNARNNYHEERSNPPTDERRGPLTTTPIPILHWNKQQEHDGTYKASYETGNNIIAEESGYIKKVGEGEEQGEALVQQGSFSYTSPEGKLITIHYTADETGFHATGDHIPTPPPVSEEIQKGLDLIFAGIRQQEEADAREAAQKGQQQPLNQQIERRDNYDRKFRK; translated from the exons GTAATAGCGATAGTTGTGGGATTAGCAGCAGCGCAAGATTCAAATTACAACGCTCGTAACAATTACCATGAGGAGAGATCGAATCCTCCGACTGACGAAAGGAGGGGTCCATTGACGACCACGCCTATTCCAATTTTACATTGGAATAAACAGCAAGAGCACGATGGAACTTATAAAGCTAG cTATGAAACGGGAAACAATATTATCGCTGAGGAGAGCGGTTACATTAAGAAAGTAGGCGAAGGCGAGGAACAAGGAGAAGCGTTGGTCCAACAAGGAAGCTTCTCATACACAAGTCCCGAAGGGAAGCTGATCACCATCCATTATACGGCCGACGAGACTGGCTTTCACGCGACCGGAGATCACATTCCCACGCCACCGCCAGTCAGCGAAGAGATTCAGAAAGGCCTCGACCTCATCTTTGCAGGCATTCGTCAGCAAGAG GAAGCAGATGCGCGCGAAGCAGCTCAAAAGGGACAACAGCAGCCCTTAAATCAGCAAATCGAACGGCGAGATAATTATgatagaaaatttcgaaaatga